Proteins encoded in a region of the Acidobacteriota bacterium genome:
- a CDS encoding acylphosphatase, producing MVARRFIISGMVQGVGYRFFAMRAAARHQVHGTVRNHPDGRVEVVAEGDRDAMDAFKNELATGPMMAEVTDIEETDLPVTGRYRDFRIDH from the coding sequence ATGGTCGCCAGACGCTTCATCATTTCCGGTATGGTTCAGGGAGTCGGGTATCGCTTCTTTGCGATGCGAGCCGCCGCACGACATCAGGTGCATGGCACGGTTCGCAACCACCCCGATGGCCGCGTCGAAGTCGTTGCCGAAGGCGACCGCGACGCGATGGACGCCTTCAAAAACGAACTGGCGACCGGGCCCATGATGGCCGAAGTCACTGACATCGAAGAAACGGATTTGCCCGTGACCGGCCGTTATCGCGATTTTCGCATTGACCACTAA
- a CDS encoding adenine phosphoribosyltransferase — protein MSADSTIEQELKNLIREVPDFPKPGILFYDITTLLKHPTGLKTALDQLTARYKGRPIDTVIGIESRGFIFAPYIAAEIGAGFVPVRKPKKLPAEKESVCYELEYGTDTLEIHRDAVGSGHNVIIVDDLLATGGTAKAVTQLVEKLGGNVVGLSFMVELEFLPGREKLAGYDVFSLVRYTS, from the coding sequence ATGTCCGCAGATTCCACCATCGAACAAGAACTGAAAAACCTGATCCGCGAAGTGCCGGATTTTCCGAAACCTGGCATTCTGTTTTACGACATCACGACGCTGCTGAAACATCCCACGGGACTCAAAACCGCGCTGGATCAACTGACGGCCCGGTACAAAGGCCGCCCGATTGACACCGTCATCGGCATTGAATCGCGCGGCTTCATCTTTGCGCCTTATATTGCCGCAGAAATCGGCGCGGGCTTCGTGCCGGTGCGCAAACCCAAAAAGCTGCCTGCGGAAAAAGAAAGCGTTTGTTACGAACTGGAATACGGAACCGACACGCTGGAAATTCATCGCGACGCCGTCGGCAGTGGCCACAACGTCATCATCGTGGATGATTTGCTGGCCACAGGCGGCACGGCCAAAGCCGTCACGCAACTGGTTGAAAAACTCGGCGGCAATGTCGTCGGGTTGTCGTTTATGGTGGAACTGGAATTTTTGCCGGGACGCGAAAAGTTGGCTGGTTATGATGTGTTCTCGCTGGTAAGATACACCTCGTAA
- a CDS encoding SET domain-containing protein-lysine N-methyltransferase, whose amino-acid sequence MIRKDFGSGLVAYKTFRAGDVVSELHWTEQQSSASRWTIQCGDEEHAEPLPAELKYINHSCQPNVFFDVEAGVLLALRDIEPGEEFSFFYPSTEWEMAEPFECHCATSVCLGFINGASTLPPEVLAQYELSGIIRRKLAAAENQLARAAAI is encoded by the coding sequence CTGATTCGCAAAGATTTCGGCTCCGGCCTAGTAGCCTACAAGACATTCCGGGCAGGAGACGTTGTCAGCGAACTTCACTGGACAGAGCAGCAATCTTCGGCATCGCGTTGGACTATTCAATGCGGCGATGAAGAACACGCCGAACCCCTGCCTGCCGAACTGAAGTACATTAATCATTCCTGCCAGCCCAATGTGTTTTTCGATGTTGAAGCTGGCGTGTTGTTGGCGTTGAGGGACATCGAACCCGGTGAAGAATTTAGCTTCTTTTATCCCTCAACTGAATGGGAGATGGCCGAGCCGTTTGAATGTCATTGCGCAACGTCAGTTTGTCTAGGGTTCATCAATGGCGCGTCAACGCTGCCGCCGGAGGTTCTGGCACAATATGAACTGTCCGGAATCATCCGTCGAAAATTGGCCGCTGCTGAAAATCAACTTGCCAGAGCGGCTGCGATTTAA